In one window of Lewinella sp. 4G2 DNA:
- a CDS encoding TonB-dependent receptor plug domain-containing protein encodes MTSSRFTLLLIVCFSAISLSAQDTLATDLQEVTVQAYRSGSSAKRVAAAVATLDQQAIANFPGNDLLPAMNTIAGVRFEQRAPGSYRVSVRGSTLRSPFGVRNLKVYWNGIPFTEPGGDTQLNFLDAGNVDRTEVIKGPAGSLYGASTAGTLLLSTDTLSNRVSTEINGGSYGFFRALAQVQGGKGNRTHQLRYAAQRTDGYRDHSGLFRQTVELAQHFMAGKNRKLRLSALYTDLSYDLPGGLNAE; translated from the coding sequence ATGACTTCGAGCCGCTTTACCCTACTCCTCATTGTTTGCTTTTCCGCAATATCCCTAAGCGCCCAGGACACTCTGGCGACTGACCTCCAGGAAGTCACCGTCCAGGCCTACCGCAGCGGATCTTCCGCCAAACGGGTGGCGGCGGCCGTAGCCACCCTCGACCAACAAGCCATCGCCAACTTCCCTGGCAACGACCTCCTCCCCGCCATGAACACCATTGCCGGCGTCCGCTTCGAACAACGGGCGCCGGGCAGCTACCGCGTCAGCGTGCGGGGCAGCACTTTACGGTCCCCTTTCGGCGTCCGTAATCTCAAGGTTTACTGGAACGGCATTCCCTTCACCGAGCCCGGCGGCGACACGCAACTCAACTTCCTCGACGCCGGCAACGTCGACCGGACCGAGGTCATCAAGGGCCCCGCCGGCAGTCTTTACGGGGCGAGTACGGCCGGCACGCTCCTCCTCAGCACGGATACGCTGAGTAATCGGGTAAGCACCGAGATCAACGGCGGCAGCTACGGCTTTTTTCGGGCGCTGGCGCAGGTGCAGGGTGGGAAGGGCAACCGAACCCACCAACTCCGGTACGCCGCCCAACGGACGGACGGATACCGCGACCACAGTGGTCTCTTCCGGCAAACAGTTGAGTTGGCCCAACACTTTATGGCCGGTAAAAACCGAAAACTAAGGCTCTCCGCCCTCTACACCGACCTGAGCTACGACCTCCCCGGTGGACTAAATGCCGAGTAA
- a CDS encoding TonB-dependent receptor, producing the protein MNYHNALIGLTQNWTGDQWTNESTIYATGFYFDHPFNFDYKRETNLGAGGRTTFERTFALGTAALKTSVGGEYQLQYRMANNFGNDGGQPADLNFSDEIDTRQGIGFAQAILDLSAGWRVTAGLSANTLRYQVDRTFDANAQPGAAESDFGLVLSPRLAVLKELRSVSIYASVADGFSPPTLDEFRTNEGSLNVTLAPERGVNYEVGAKGNLDRISYELAIYHFNLRESITTFSDERDTRLFQNAGGTRQYGIEISGRYALLEQLQLGANYTYQEFTYRDFVRDGNDVSGAQLPGSAPHTINLLVDYGFATGLYANVHYNYTDAIPLNDAGTVFGNAYHLLRARLGWRAGRWDVFLSGNNLLDQEMSFGNDLNPRFGGRYFQPAAGINGVAGVKWRW; encoded by the coding sequence ATCAATTACCACAACGCACTGATCGGCCTCACCCAAAACTGGACCGGCGATCAATGGACCAACGAGTCCACCATCTACGCCACCGGCTTTTACTTCGACCACCCCTTCAACTTCGACTACAAACGGGAAACCAACCTCGGCGCCGGCGGCCGGACGACCTTCGAACGGACCTTCGCCCTGGGTACCGCCGCCCTCAAGACCAGCGTCGGTGGCGAGTACCAACTTCAGTACCGAATGGCCAATAACTTTGGCAACGACGGTGGCCAACCGGCGGACCTCAATTTCAGCGATGAGATCGACACCCGCCAGGGGATCGGCTTCGCCCAGGCCATCCTGGACCTATCCGCCGGCTGGCGGGTGACGGCTGGCCTCAGCGCCAATACCCTCCGCTATCAGGTAGACCGGACGTTTGACGCCAACGCCCAGCCGGGAGCGGCGGAAAGTGATTTTGGCTTGGTACTTAGCCCACGCCTGGCCGTCCTGAAGGAATTGAGGTCCGTGAGTATTTACGCCAGCGTAGCCGATGGTTTCAGCCCGCCCACGCTCGACGAATTCCGTACCAACGAGGGCAGCCTGAACGTCACCCTCGCCCCCGAACGCGGGGTAAACTACGAAGTCGGGGCCAAGGGCAATCTTGATCGAATAAGCTACGAACTCGCGATCTATCACTTCAATCTACGGGAATCCATCACCACATTTTCGGACGAACGGGATACGCGCTTATTCCAGAACGCCGGGGGGACCCGCCAGTACGGGATTGAAATCAGCGGACGTTACGCCTTACTCGAGCAGTTGCAACTCGGGGCGAACTATACCTACCAGGAATTCACCTACCGCGATTTCGTCCGCGACGGTAACGACGTCAGTGGCGCGCAACTTCCCGGTTCCGCCCCCCACACAATTAACCTACTGGTGGATTACGGCTTCGCAACTGGCCTCTACGCAAACGTGCACTACAACTACACCGATGCCATTCCGCTCAACGACGCTGGTACCGTTTTCGGGAATGCCTACCACCTCCTCCGGGCCCGTCTTGGCTGGCGCGCTGGCCGCTGGGATGTATTTCTCTCCGGCAACAACCTGCTTGATCAGGAAATGAGTTTCGGCAATGATTTGAATCCCCGGTTCGGGGGAAGGTATTTCCAGCCTGCGGCGGGGATTAATGGAGTGGCTGGGGTGAAGTGGCGTTGGTGA
- a CDS encoding SdrD B-like domain-containing protein: MKYSFYTCCLALSLVCSLPLSATPDWVPATENASGSWRGIPYTLASVNDNTATDYLPLLRAKAGWAGVAAIGGNVFFDANNDGAAAGASEVGQAGITVTVYDAAGNEVCATVTDGNGDWTCTALADGATFRVEFAAPATSNLSAAAVGADNGTDVQFVTAGDMDISFGVFDPVGFCQDNPQLATVCFTSNSDAASATTIVMVEDENTTDFVPRDRVESASGQGGRRRWAWTQGSTNLNANYPIIAEQGSTKGEVGTTFGLAWNPFQNSLYSGAYYRAFAPMNANASSNGFGEGVIFRLPVNNRVVADPEVWIDLETVLGDDVAGVYVQDPSGFNANRNNVGYIGLGSIKVAGDGSELYAVNLASREVYVIPVNDDGTADGAGIKTFTLPAACAGTWPDGRPLTTALGLGVHPVSGRVYATTTCTGPAVTDVTGYVYSFDPSATPAGPADFSLELTIPLNINHPATEGFGWSLHELHEWETLTRPYSTSIGTSHFQAWLGEVAFDRNDAGGYGMIVGERNRFMDMVNGSQEVAAGMIFRACGDEGSWMVSNAASCPPYTSTVNWSFDAPTSAGNNTDASARFFQHVGVEGAMSAGTVVVYPDGSEVVTPAMDNVSTQANSGIAWLFTETGFRSRDLRLIQNAGGSAQFQKANNWGGIAILCNTAELQIGNYAWIDDNQNGVQDAFELPLTNLPVTLFRQETDGTLTQISTTTTDGTTGQYFFNDIERNTDYVIAFGTPDASGTLTVDGEPLTAAPKNTGAGSRPTLNDSDVEFTTIDGQMLLAITYTSADTSIHSLDAGFQPMLSPDCEITYNQVSSSECDPATMTFDLNFSINWEDAPRRGDFEYEVDGSGTFVTLPRSNPDAMATEEVITIPGLSCATKTVELRFQNQPDCSREVAFFFGPIDPAGYIYCVQDGEIVTGGTVSVATPANGAFEFLTMDGELLDGSNGRYAFVAIGPPGSPVVDGEYTITYTGPLGEILEPNPATYGDGDDVLDPTAGTPDNLNGDDPLEIGSDINAAGDQLQDFALASNPYFTRFNLAGGDPFVDLNNLPIICNLCDVAVVPDFEIACSFNTATNTNEYTITNLSAVTAEEPAGEDLVVTFDGTEVARIAPDASGTTAFPPITVTADPGVAFPLRVAFSTLSACGSTTLVNLDACTPDCVDGPESLGGNVFNDFDYNGADAGAGEPGQVNVLVQVYDCEGNLACEVYTNAEGNWSCNGLTAGEDYRVEFSTPLQPFLQPSIAGADNETNTQRVTVPTCEVDYAVVNPADVCFDQRVVTPCYINQSAAAQAGGEVLVDFAYNGTGSIRQVASGAEIGATWGVAFSGAAQTLYVAEVIRRHSGTASTNQNVIYSIDYSSGTPSTPVPFITLSGVGGVPRDLAGAQNTDAAAFFGAGTSGIGDIDLNEDGTTLYVTNLDAGRVEIIDVATATITGSITFPDVGSCTLRPWALKVLDGEIYAGAVCEDALRAYVFRANGNQFEVLDLNTADLGEDYFDLSYVRETVWALNPTFFGSNECNANQLIPTATQWNLWRNSYPPAICGDPFGDGIDYTIFPQAILADIEFDDDGSIVLGFLDRTGLQGGFRQPDLDGNGEFITIAGGDIIRICATETGYAPEGTTGCAQNDTGDDPNYDPIGSGNFAPNRALDDGAEFYNGDDWLNNNGQGEHYETAVGGLVLLPRSGEVAVSVYDPINGRFNSGGVKWLSNTTGEALRARELYQISANPGTFAKAAGIGDLELICAPLPIQIGNYVWEDTDQDGVQDACEDPIANIPVSLYNKNTMMFEAVTTTGTKGRYYFDDVESNTDYAIVFGYDHTTMTGPWDNTRDKLILDGTTYVLTTNDADGTNPLGPDANDLNDSDGQLMDMAGLTQYPIISYRTADTTDHTLDLGLFPIEYDLALRKTLSPGQAAGFRPGDAVSFDIEVINQGDTVAYDIVVGDSIPSGVTYTSVSPAAGTGALSSAAGVMLDFVDDYATSESFTIDSLNAGDSVIFTISVTIDAIATSQDLRPFINTAEIQAFDDDQNPGNTPPEDVDSTPDTNFGNDAGGEPQSDADNDTEGDGTGTIGDGVAATDEDDADPALIPIFDLALVKAIDAGSLSPTGNYPGGTDITFNVDVCNQGTEPVTNVWIKDYIPCGLDANGPIMDGLNPGWSRFSPAGSGPQTVNDSVFFQITTEIAPGDCERVPIVLRRRFNTGLSAGCPAIPLDDFLTNVAEIRQFEDTEGNSPPDFDSTPDGDEDNDPGGMVADVTDNILTGDGTGAVPSNDPATDEDDADPAGLDAFDLAIFKVIDTLASPSPYLFGQIVKFDIGVISQGNLEADEVVITDLVPPGLSYDPTFGMNAATGWVGATGADEVTLTIDPTEAGINVTNDGQPLGFFDTAIVSIWLQIDPVADPMGDSDYINLAEITSGTFTNPTTNDPVTVTADGDSPYGLGRGNDTGAGVNTDDDNETLDDAPGEDIDSQDGAFVEVVGLTLGSTVFVDADNNGLQDGVADTGIANVTVQLFDAATMMQIMTGPDGLVGTADDADATPVTTDENGDYLFGNLAPGDYYVVIPMDAVPTDFPLSSNATSTGFTEEDPDGADPDNPADDRDGDDNGLQTGGSGTSVTSGVITLSVGDEPTAADGETEQGSGQDERPELGFLDDNGNMTLDFGFFAPVAVGDTAFVDLNDDGLQTPGEPGIGGVTVTLLDSDGNQVTTDADGNTITGTTTTNPDGSYGFDNLPPGAYSVVFDISTADNAEFYTFTSPNAGADDGLDSDNTTLLADSVAQSDPTSALLSGEVDLTLDVGVRCNLQLSLAEPFTICGTQPIDLLNGVTINPDISTTFGATWTTPDGSGAFLDDNGDVLAPPYRFGTAVRYQPGRTDGPRGSVTFVLTTDDPDGPCEAISDSVTIQVLNVDCGNFFWDGGE, translated from the coding sequence AGACGCCGCTTCGGCAACGACCATCGTCATGGTGGAAGACGAAAACACCACGGATTTCGTACCCCGCGACCGGGTAGAAAGCGCCTCCGGGCAGGGTGGCCGCCGCCGTTGGGCCTGGACGCAGGGAAGTACCAACTTGAACGCGAATTACCCCATCATCGCTGAGCAAGGGAGTACTAAAGGGGAGGTCGGGACCACCTTCGGGCTGGCCTGGAATCCCTTCCAGAACAGCCTGTACTCCGGTGCCTACTACCGCGCCTTCGCCCCCATGAACGCGAATGCATCCAGCAACGGATTCGGGGAGGGCGTGATCTTCCGGCTCCCCGTCAATAACCGCGTAGTGGCGGACCCCGAAGTTTGGATCGACCTGGAAACCGTGCTCGGAGATGACGTCGCTGGCGTCTACGTACAGGATCCTTCCGGTTTCAACGCCAACCGTAACAACGTGGGCTACATAGGCCTTGGCTCCATCAAGGTAGCCGGTGACGGCAGTGAGCTCTACGCCGTCAACCTGGCTTCGCGGGAGGTGTACGTCATCCCCGTCAACGACGACGGCACGGCGGACGGCGCCGGCATCAAAACCTTCACCCTCCCCGCCGCCTGCGCGGGTACCTGGCCCGACGGCCGCCCACTGACGACGGCGCTCGGCCTGGGCGTTCACCCCGTAAGTGGCAGGGTGTACGCAACAACGACCTGTACCGGCCCAGCCGTGACGGACGTGACGGGTTACGTGTACTCCTTCGACCCTTCGGCCACCCCTGCGGGACCGGCGGACTTCAGCCTGGAACTGACCATTCCCCTCAACATCAACCACCCGGCAACGGAAGGTTTTGGCTGGTCCCTCCACGAACTGCACGAATGGGAAACGCTGACGAGGCCGTACAGCACCAGCATCGGGACCAGCCACTTCCAGGCCTGGCTGGGTGAGGTGGCCTTTGACCGCAACGACGCCGGGGGCTACGGGATGATCGTCGGGGAGCGGAACCGCTTCATGGATATGGTCAATGGCTCCCAGGAAGTGGCCGCCGGTATGATCTTCCGGGCCTGTGGCGACGAAGGGAGTTGGATGGTGAGTAACGCCGCGAGCTGCCCACCCTACACCTCCACGGTCAACTGGTCATTTGATGCCCCCACTTCGGCGGGTAACAATACGGACGCCTCTGCTCGCTTCTTCCAGCACGTGGGCGTGGAGGGGGCCATGTCCGCCGGTACCGTAGTGGTTTACCCCGATGGCTCCGAGGTGGTGACGCCGGCCATGGACAACGTCAGTACTCAGGCAAACTCCGGTATTGCGTGGCTCTTTACCGAAACCGGGTTCCGTTCGCGCGACCTGCGGCTGATCCAGAATGCCGGTGGTTCCGCCCAATTCCAAAAAGCAAATAACTGGGGTGGGATCGCCATCCTGTGCAACACCGCCGAATTGCAGATTGGCAATTACGCCTGGATCGATGACAACCAGAATGGGGTGCAGGATGCCTTCGAACTTCCCCTCACCAACCTGCCCGTAACGCTGTTCCGCCAGGAGACCGATGGTACCCTCACTCAGATCAGTACCACGACAACTGACGGTACCACCGGCCAGTACTTCTTCAATGATATTGAGCGAAACACCGACTACGTCATCGCCTTTGGCACCCCCGACGCATCGGGCACCCTCACCGTTGACGGTGAGCCCCTGACGGCCGCTCCCAAAAATACCGGGGCGGGTAGCCGGCCAACGCTCAATGATTCCGACGTAGAATTTACCACGATCGACGGGCAGATGCTGCTGGCCATCACCTACACCTCGGCCGATACCAGTATCCACTCTCTCGACGCTGGTTTTCAGCCCATGCTTTCTCCCGACTGTGAGATCACCTACAACCAGGTAAGCTCTTCGGAATGCGATCCGGCCACGATGACCTTTGACCTCAACTTCAGCATCAACTGGGAGGATGCTCCCCGCCGGGGCGACTTTGAGTACGAGGTAGACGGAAGTGGCACCTTCGTCACCCTGCCCCGCAGCAATCCGGACGCCATGGCCACCGAAGAAGTTATCACCATCCCCGGCCTGAGTTGCGCGACCAAGACCGTAGAGCTGCGATTCCAGAACCAGCCCGATTGCTCCCGTGAGGTGGCCTTTTTCTTTGGCCCGATCGATCCGGCGGGTTATATCTACTGCGTGCAGGACGGGGAAATTGTAACCGGAGGCACCGTATCGGTCGCCACCCCCGCCAATGGCGCCTTTGAGTTCCTGACGATGGATGGTGAACTACTGGATGGTTCCAACGGCCGCTATGCCTTCGTGGCCATCGGCCCTCCCGGTAGCCCGGTTGTCGATGGGGAATACACCATTACCTATACGGGGCCACTGGGCGAGATCCTGGAACCCAACCCTGCCACTTACGGCGATGGCGACGACGTGCTCGACCCCACCGCAGGAACGCCCGACAATCTGAACGGAGACGATCCGCTGGAGATTGGTTCGGACATCAACGCTGCCGGCGACCAGTTGCAGGATTTTGCCCTGGCTTCCAACCCTTACTTCACGCGCTTCAATCTGGCCGGTGGGGACCCATTCGTGGACCTCAATAACCTACCCATCATCTGCAACCTTTGCGACGTGGCGGTGGTGCCGGATTTTGAGATCGCCTGTTCGTTCAATACGGCAACCAATACGAATGAATACACAATCACCAATCTCTCCGCGGTAACGGCCGAGGAACCGGCGGGCGAAGACCTCGTCGTCACGTTTGACGGTACGGAAGTGGCGCGAATCGCCCCCGATGCCAGTGGTACGACTGCCTTCCCGCCCATTACGGTAACGGCGGACCCCGGGGTGGCCTTCCCGCTCAGGGTGGCCTTTTCGACCCTCTCGGCCTGTGGCTCCACGACGCTCGTCAACCTGGACGCCTGTACGCCGGACTGCGTGGACGGCCCGGAAAGCCTGGGCGGTAACGTCTTTAATGATTTCGATTATAACGGCGCTGACGCAGGTGCCGGGGAACCGGGGCAAGTAAACGTACTGGTGCAGGTCTATGACTGTGAGGGCAACCTCGCCTGTGAAGTGTACACCAACGCGGAAGGAAACTGGTCCTGCAACGGGCTGACGGCCGGTGAGGATTACCGGGTGGAGTTCTCCACTCCACTGCAGCCCTTCTTACAACCCAGTATTGCCGGGGCCGATAACGAGACGAATACGCAACGGGTAACGGTGCCCACTTGCGAAGTAGACTATGCGGTGGTCAACCCCGCGGATGTATGTTTTGACCAACGGGTAGTGACACCGTGTTACATCAACCAGTCCGCCGCCGCACAGGCCGGTGGAGAGGTACTCGTCGACTTTGCCTACAACGGTACGGGGAGCATCCGCCAGGTTGCCTCGGGCGCGGAGATCGGCGCTACCTGGGGTGTAGCCTTCTCCGGGGCCGCTCAGACCCTATACGTAGCGGAAGTCATCCGCCGTCACTCCGGAACCGCCTCTACCAATCAGAACGTGATCTATTCGATTGATTACAGCAGCGGGACGCCGAGTACGCCGGTTCCCTTCATCACGCTGAGTGGGGTGGGGGGCGTCCCCCGTGATTTGGCGGGAGCGCAGAACACGGATGCGGCTGCCTTCTTCGGCGCCGGCACCTCAGGTATCGGAGATATTGACCTGAACGAAGATGGCACCACCCTGTACGTAACCAATCTGGACGCGGGCCGGGTGGAGATCATCGATGTGGCTACGGCTACCATCACCGGTTCGATCACCTTTCCGGACGTCGGTAGCTGTACCCTACGCCCCTGGGCCCTGAAGGTGTTGGATGGTGAGATATACGCCGGCGCGGTGTGTGAGGATGCGCTGCGGGCCTACGTATTCCGGGCCAATGGCAACCAGTTTGAGGTGCTCGATCTGAACACCGCCGATTTGGGGGAGGACTATTTCGATCTCTCCTACGTGCGGGAGACAGTCTGGGCCTTGAACCCCACCTTCTTCGGTTCCAATGAGTGTAATGCCAACCAATTGATTCCTACCGCTACGCAGTGGAACTTGTGGAGAAACTCTTACCCACCCGCTATTTGTGGAGATCCCTTCGGTGATGGAATCGACTACACCATTTTCCCCCAAGCTATCCTGGCCGACATTGAGTTTGACGATGACGGTTCCATTGTGCTGGGTTTCCTCGACCGCACCGGTCTGCAGGGAGGTTTCCGTCAGCCAGATCTGGACGGAAATGGCGAATTCATCACCATCGCTGGTGGCGACATCATCAGGATCTGTGCCACCGAAACGGGCTATGCGCCGGAAGGAACGACGGGCTGCGCCCAGAATGACACCGGTGACGATCCAAATTACGACCCGATTGGCTCCGGTAATTTCGCGCCCAACCGCGCGTTGGACGACGGCGCTGAATTCTACAACGGTGACGATTGGTTAAATAACAACGGCCAGGGCGAGCACTACGAAACTGCCGTTGGGGGATTGGTACTGCTGCCCAGATCCGGCGAAGTGGCCGTATCTGTTTACGACCCCATCAACGGACGCTTTAACTCCGGTGGGGTAAAGTGGCTAAGCAACACGACCGGGGAAGCCTTACGTGCGCGGGAACTCTACCAGATCAGCGCCAACCCAGGGACTTTCGCCAAGGCAGCTGGCATCGGTGACCTTGAACTCATCTGTGCCCCGCTCCCCATTCAGATCGGTAACTACGTATGGGAGGATACGGACCAGGATGGCGTTCAGGATGCCTGTGAGGACCCAATCGCGAATATCCCGGTGTCCCTCTACAATAAGAACACCATGATGTTCGAAGCCGTAACAACTACGGGAACAAAAGGGCGCTACTATTTCGATGACGTAGAGAGTAATACCGATTACGCCATCGTCTTCGGCTATGACCATACCACCATGACCGGCCCGTGGGATAATACCCGCGACAAATTGATCCTGGACGGTACGACTTACGTACTCACCACCAACGATGCGGATGGCACAAATCCCCTCGGACCGGACGCCAATGACCTCAATGATTCGGACGGCCAACTAATGGACATGGCGGGGCTGACTCAGTACCCCATTATCAGCTACCGGACGGCGGATACGACCGACCATACCCTGGATCTCGGGCTCTTCCCCATTGAGTACGACCTGGCCCTGCGGAAAACGCTATCGCCCGGTCAGGCGGCTGGCTTCCGCCCCGGTGACGCCGTGAGTTTTGATATTGAGGTAATCAACCAGGGGGATACCGTAGCCTACGACATCGTAGTGGGAGACAGCATTCCTTCCGGAGTGACCTACACTAGTGTCTCCCCCGCCGCGGGTACGGGAGCCCTCAGTTCCGCCGCGGGCGTGATGCTTGACTTCGTCGACGATTACGCGACGTCGGAAAGCTTTACGATTGATTCCCTGAATGCGGGTGACTCCGTCATCTTTACCATCAGTGTTACCATTGATGCCATCGCGACGAGCCAGGACTTACGGCCCTTCATCAATACGGCCGAAATCCAAGCGTTTGACGACGATCAGAACCCGGGTAATACCCCACCCGAAGACGTGGATTCCACTCCCGATACCAACTTCGGTAATGATGCTGGTGGAGAACCGCAGTCCGACGCCGATAACGATACTGAAGGTGACGGTACCGGTACCATCGGTGATGGTGTCGCCGCTACCGACGAGGACGATGCGGACCCCGCCCTCATTCCCATTTTTGACCTTGCGCTCGTAAAGGCCATTGATGCGGGAAGTCTGAGCCCTACCGGTAATTATCCCGGTGGTACGGACATCACCTTTAACGTCGACGTCTGTAACCAGGGGACGGAACCCGTCACCAACGTGTGGATCAAGGATTACATCCCCTGTGGTCTGGATGCGAACGGGCCAATAATGGATGGGCTCAACCCGGGTTGGTCCCGCTTTAGCCCCGCCGGTTCCGGGCCCCAGACGGTGAACGACTCCGTATTCTTCCAAATCACTACAGAAATTGCGCCCGGTGATTGTGAGCGGGTACCGATCGTGCTCCGCCGCCGTTTCAACACCGGCCTTTCCGCCGGCTGCCCGGCCATCCCGCTGGATGACTTCCTGACTAACGTGGCGGAAATCCGCCAGTTTGAGGATACGGAGGGCAACTCCCCTCCAGACTTTGATTCTACGCCGGACGGCGACGAGGATAACGACCCCGGTGGTATGGTCGCTGACGTCACGGATAATATCCTGACCGGTGACGGTACCGGCGCGGTGCCTAGTAACGACCCCGCTACCGACGAAGACGACGCCGACCCCGCCGGACTGGACGCTTTTGATCTGGCCATCTTCAAGGTGATCGACACCCTGGCCAGCCCCTCCCCCTATCTCTTCGGGCAGATCGTTAAGTTTGACATCGGCGTAATCAGCCAGGGCAACCTGGAAGCGGACGAGGTGGTCATCACCGATCTCGTACCACCGGGCCTATCCTACGACCCCACCTTTGGGATGAATGCGGCTACTGGCTGGGTAGGCGCTACTGGTGCGGACGAAGTAACGTTAACCATTGACCCGACGGAGGCAGGTATCAACGTCACGAACGACGGCCAGCCCCTGGGCTTCTTTGATACGGCCATTGTCAGTATCTGGCTCCAGATCGATCCCGTCGCGGATCCAATGGGTGATAGTGACTACATCAACCTGGCCGAAATCACCAGTGGCACCTTCACTAACCCGACGACCAATGATCCGGTAACGGTTACCGCTGACGGTGATTCTCCTTATGGCCTCGGCCGTGGCAACGATACGGGTGCCGGCGTAAACACGGACGACGATAACGAAACGCTGGACGATGCACCCGGTGAGGACATTGACAGCCAGGATGGTGCCTTCGTCGAAGTAGTCGGGCTTACCCTCGGTAGCACCGTCTTTGTCGACGCGGACAACAATGGACTGCAGGATGGCGTAGCCGATACTGGCATCGCCAACGTAACCGTACAACTCTTCGACGCGGCCACGATGATGCAGATCATGACCGGCCCCGACGGACTGGTAGGAACGGCCGACGACGCCGATGCTACCCCAGTCACTACGGACGAAAACGGAGACTACCTCTTCGGTAACCTCGCCCCCGGCGATTACTACGTGGTCATCCCAATGGACGCCGTACCGACCGACTTCCCCCTCTCCTCCAACGCAACCTCGACGGGCTTTACTGAAGAAGACCCCGACGGTGCCGACCCCGATAATCCGGCGGATGATAGGGACGGAGATGACAACGGCCTCCAAACCGGCGGCAGTGGAACTTCCGTCACCTCCGGCGTGATCACTCTGTCCGTAGGGGATGAACCTACTGCAGCCGACGGTGAAACCGAGCAGGGTAGTGGCCAGGATGAACGACCGGAACTCGGCTTCCTGGACGACAATGGTAACATGACCTTGGACTTCGGCTTCTTCGCTCCCGTAGCCGTTGGGGATACCGCCTTCGTGGACCTCAACGACGATGGCCTCCAAACACCCGGGGAGCCCGGGATCGGTGGCGTCACGGTTACCCTCCTGGACAGCGATGGCAATCAAGTGACAACGGACGCTGACGGAAATACCATCACTGGAACGACGACAACCAATCCGGATGGCAGCTATGGTTTCGACAACCTACCCCCTGGCGCCTACTCTGTAGTATTCGACATCAGTACAGCGGACAATGCTGAGTTCTACACTTTCACCTCCCCCAATGCGGGAGCGGACGACGGCCTAGATTCTGACAATACCACCTTGTTGGCTGATTCGGTGGCGCAGAGCGACCCCACTTCCGCGCTGCTGAGCGGGGAGGTGGATCTTACTTTGGACGTCGGGGTACGTTGTAACCTGCAACTCAGCCTCGCCGAGCCGTTTACGATCTGTGGTACCCAACCCATCGACTTGCTGAATGGCGTTACGATCAATCCAGACATCTCGACCACTTTTGGTGCTACCTGGACGACTCCGGATGGTAGTGGCGCATTTCTGGATGATAACGGTGACGTACTTGCACCTCCCTACCGCTTCGGTACGGCAGTCCGTTACCAGCCCGGCCGTACTGACGGTCCTCGCGGTTCGGTAACCTTCGTGCTGACCACGGACGACCCCGACGGCCCCTGTGAGGCCATCAGCGATTCGGTCACCATCCAGGTGCTCAACGTGGATTGCGGTAATTTCTTTTGGGACGGTGGGGAGTAA